A single window of Microbispora hainanensis DNA harbors:
- a CDS encoding ABC transporter substrate-binding protein translates to MNLTHPPVSGPKARPFRNPARPLRLISVALAGALALAACGGGADGGPGASGAPSARAQTLVIAENEPPATFDPVQADNSTVDEVVRPAYDTLVKYDDDNRLTGVAAKEWKVSGDGTAIDVTLRDDITFHDGSKLTSADVQFTLDRAKKLGIGVASLVTAYDSTTVTDDTHLTIKLKQAYAPFMAALTRVYLLNSTLVQANAGSDDGQQWLANNDAGSGPYKLVSYSPNQEARFTRHDAYWGGFTTQAKDLVFRYLAQAATQKSALTSGDIDIAMDIDPNDWASMESDPNFTVDKADTNVQLYVFFKMKDSPVANKALREALSYAYDYDQHVSAILKGAGKKAVGVLPSAMSCFDSTVTQPGHDLDKARSILAGAGLSNVSLTMTYLKATAEMEQAATLLQSELSKIGVNLKLEAVTYPQYVDMLKSNKTTPDLGMIYAFPPYPDPDSVLYLMFDSRFINKGQNNGGYDNPKVDELVEKAQRLTDEGQRCELYKQAQHIIADDYASINLSNPQTVAVYRKGVTGFRYDPSHHQTVDVYRIKVG, encoded by the coding sequence GCGGCGTGCGGCGGCGGCGCCGACGGCGGGCCGGGCGCCTCCGGCGCTCCGTCCGCCCGCGCGCAGACGCTGGTCATCGCCGAGAACGAGCCGCCCGCCACCTTCGACCCGGTCCAGGCCGACAACTCGACCGTCGACGAGGTCGTCCGGCCCGCCTACGACACCCTGGTGAAGTACGACGACGACAACCGGCTCACCGGGGTCGCCGCCAAGGAGTGGAAGGTCTCCGGCGACGGCACCGCCATCGACGTGACGCTGCGCGACGACATCACCTTCCATGACGGAAGCAAGCTGACCAGCGCCGACGTGCAGTTCACCCTGGACCGCGCCAAGAAGCTCGGCATCGGCGTGGCGTCGCTGGTGACGGCTTACGACAGCACGACCGTCACCGACGACACCCACCTGACGATCAAGCTGAAGCAGGCGTACGCGCCGTTCATGGCCGCACTCACCCGCGTCTACCTGCTCAACTCCACGCTGGTCCAGGCCAACGCCGGCTCCGACGACGGCCAGCAGTGGCTGGCGAACAACGACGCCGGATCGGGGCCGTACAAGCTGGTCTCCTACAGCCCCAACCAGGAGGCCAGGTTCACCCGCCACGACGCCTACTGGGGCGGCTTCACCACCCAGGCCAAGGACCTGGTGTTCCGCTACCTCGCCCAGGCGGCCACGCAGAAGAGCGCCCTGACCAGCGGTGACATCGACATCGCGATGGACATCGACCCCAACGACTGGGCGTCGATGGAGAGCGACCCGAACTTCACGGTCGACAAGGCCGACACCAACGTGCAGCTCTACGTGTTCTTCAAGATGAAGGACTCGCCGGTGGCGAACAAGGCGCTGCGCGAGGCCCTCTCCTACGCCTATGACTACGACCAGCATGTGTCCGCCATCCTCAAGGGCGCGGGCAAGAAGGCCGTCGGCGTGCTGCCCAGCGCGATGAGCTGCTTCGACTCCACCGTCACCCAGCCCGGTCACGACCTGGACAAGGCCAGGAGCATCCTGGCCGGGGCGGGGCTGAGCAACGTGTCGCTCACCATGACCTATCTCAAGGCCACCGCGGAGATGGAGCAGGCGGCGACGCTGCTGCAGTCGGAGCTTTCCAAGATCGGCGTGAACCTGAAGCTCGAGGCGGTCACCTACCCGCAGTACGTGGACATGCTGAAGAGCAACAAGACCACGCCGGATCTCGGCATGATCTACGCCTTCCCGCCGTACCCCGACCCCGACTCGGTGCTGTACCTGATGTTCGACTCCAGGTTCATCAACAAGGGTCAGAACAACGGGGGCTACGACAACCCGAAGGTCGACGAACTGGTGGAGAAGGCGCAGCGGCTCACCGACGAGGGTCAGCGCTGCGAGCTGTACAAGCAGGCGCAGCACATCATCGCCGACGACTACGCGTCGATCAACCTGTCCAATCCGCAGACCGTCGCGGTCTACCGCAAGGGCGTCACCGGCTTCCGGTACGACCCCTCGCACCACCAGACCGTGGACGTCTACCGCATCAAGGTCGGCTGA